The Hymenobacter baengnokdamensis genome includes a region encoding these proteins:
- a CDS encoding energy transducer TonB, translated as MLPTNPLLNATAPAGAHLPVALLRQYAAGSLAPAAQHRVEAHTLACQRCADILDGLLQTPPATTDQALQQLQQRLRKRVLQQAAPARQQLGSRQHRWLAPQLAAAATLLLGLVAGGWWTWQQRYLTPGQPVTERNGPVATTPAPAARVAPTVATGVPPAEPISSTVATAVVAVPAARHPAAQGRHRAGIYKKEDVLARRQPAESQPLASEAVAAAPTQAPALAVAPADTATLAMHTRRLAVAKANPASEPALVHDAAMPAGPRVLPVPAGGYPALREKLRHDAASFQPETPEPKLTGTVKLSLTIGADGKIQQVSVLHGLRADYDAEAQRLVCEGPAWIPGISSGRRAAQVVEVTVPF; from the coding sequence ATGCTGCCTACCAACCCGCTGCTCAACGCTACTGCTCCGGCCGGTGCCCACCTGCCAGTGGCATTACTGCGGCAGTACGCGGCGGGTTCGCTGGCCCCGGCCGCGCAGCACCGGGTCGAAGCGCACACCCTGGCCTGCCAGCGCTGTGCCGATATCCTCGACGGCCTGCTGCAAACGCCGCCTGCCACCACCGACCAGGCGCTGCAGCAGCTGCAGCAGCGCCTGCGCAAGCGCGTGCTACAGCAGGCAGCCCCGGCCCGGCAGCAGCTGGGGTCGCGGCAGCACCGGTGGCTGGCTCCGCAGCTGGCAGCAGCGGCTACTCTGCTGCTGGGCCTGGTGGCCGGCGGCTGGTGGACCTGGCAGCAGCGCTACCTCACGCCGGGCCAACCGGTTACGGAACGGAACGGCCCGGTTGCGACAACTCCTGCGCCGGCAGCACGCGTCGCACCAACTGTTGCGACCGGGGTACCCCCGGCTGAGCCAATTAGCTCCACAGTGGCGACAGCAGTAGTCGCTGTACCTGCTGCCAGGCATCCAGCCGCACAAGGCAGGCACCGGGCAGGAATATATAAAAAAGAAGATGTTCTTGCTCGGCGCCAACCCGCTGAAAGCCAGCCCCTGGCAAGCGAGGCTGTAGCCGCCGCGCCTACGCAAGCACCGGCTTTGGCCGTGGCACCCGCGGATACCGCTACGCTCGCTATGCATACCCGCCGCCTGGCAGTCGCCAAAGCTAACCCCGCCTCCGAACCGGCACTGGTACACGACGCAGCTATGCCAGCCGGCCCCAGGGTACTGCCGGTGCCGGCCGGTGGCTACCCGGCCCTGCGCGAAAAGCTGCGGCACGATGCCGCCAGCTTTCAGCCGGAAACGCCCGAACCCAAACTAACCGGTACGGTAAAGCTGAGCCTGACCATCGGCGCTGATGGCAAAATACAGCAAGTCAGTGTGCTACATGGCCTGCGCGCCGACTACGACGCCGAAGCCCAGCGCCTGGTGTGCGAAGGCCCGGCCTGGATACCCGGCATTAGCAGCGGCCGGCGGGCCGCCCAGGTAGTGGAGGTAACAGTTCCTTTTTAA
- a CDS encoding RNA polymerase sigma factor has translation MLFRRRATVVSATALSDQEVLARYRQGGNVAELGILYERHLPEVFAVCRRYLAPPDEDAQDAAMQLFEQLVGKLRTHSPDNFPAWLYATARNFCLMELRARQRGTASGGPLLLLPDATDVEMAAARHLPSAEAEAEEATLHEADLQALELALSQLPAEQRRCLELFYLEEKSYQEIGAATGLALNLVKSHLQNGRRMLRRELEKKAAPE, from the coding sequence GTGTTGTTTCGCCGCCGTGCCACCGTTGTTTCTGCTACCGCACTTTCCGACCAGGAAGTGCTGGCTCGCTACCGCCAGGGCGGCAACGTAGCCGAGCTGGGTATTTTGTACGAGCGCCACCTGCCCGAAGTATTTGCGGTGTGCCGCCGCTACCTGGCCCCGCCCGACGAAGATGCCCAGGATGCGGCCATGCAGCTATTTGAGCAGCTGGTCGGGAAGCTGCGCACGCATAGCCCCGACAACTTTCCGGCCTGGCTCTACGCCACGGCCCGCAATTTTTGCCTAATGGAGCTGCGCGCCCGGCAGCGCGGCACGGCCAGCGGCGGCCCCCTGCTGCTGTTGCCCGATGCCACCGATGTGGAAATGGCCGCCGCCCGGCATCTACCCAGTGCCGAGGCCGAGGCCGAAGAAGCCACCCTGCACGAAGCCGACCTGCAGGCCCTGGAGCTGGCCCTGAGCCAGCTACCTGCCGAACAGCGCCGCTGCCTGGAGCTGTTTTATTTGGAAGAAAAATCGTATCAGGAAATTGGGGCCGCGACTGGGCTGGCTCTCAACCTCGTCAAAAGCCACCTTCAGAACGGCCGCCGTATGCTCAGGCGCGAGCTGGAAAAAAAAGCTGCGCCTGAGTAG
- a CDS encoding L-dopachrome tautomerase-related protein, with protein sequence MKKRISMLAAAPVAALGLLLGGCNSGGTAHADRPRGTIPADSTATHVPASAPAGSPLTVVAEFTDPQVTGVAVAPGGKVFAISPRWDYNPTFPVALVGANNTLAPYPDAGWCMWNDSVKAEPQKHWICPQAGYVDKQGMLWIVDPAAPGLKFTVPGGPKLVKTDPKTGQVLQTILFPESVAPRRSYLNDVRIDLQNSYAYLTDSGTGALVVVDLKTTKSRQLLAKQPSTLPDKGFITKAKGKALYDPQGKPGQFKADGIALSTDNQYLYYRALSGHSLYRIKTAALRNAALSEAQLSGQVEKLGDAPACDGMEIDSKNNLYLTGFENGEILRRTPAGKIETVVKEARLEWPDTFSWDPDGNTMYFTTSAIHKTPHWNKGVGQPREPFRIYKMALAK encoded by the coding sequence ATGAAGAAGAGAATTTCTATGCTCGCCGCTGCGCCGGTTGCGGCGCTGGGCTTGCTGCTGGGCGGCTGCAACTCGGGCGGCACGGCCCACGCCGACCGGCCGCGCGGCACCATTCCCGCCGACTCGACGGCTACCCATGTGCCTGCTTCCGCGCCGGCCGGCTCACCGCTTACTGTTGTGGCCGAATTTACCGACCCGCAGGTGACGGGCGTAGCGGTAGCGCCGGGCGGCAAGGTCTTCGCCATTTCGCCGCGCTGGGATTATAACCCGACGTTTCCGGTGGCGCTGGTTGGGGCCAATAATACGCTCGCGCCTTACCCCGATGCCGGCTGGTGCATGTGGAACGACTCGGTGAAAGCCGAGCCCCAGAAGCACTGGATTTGCCCGCAGGCCGGCTACGTCGATAAGCAGGGTATGCTGTGGATAGTGGACCCCGCCGCGCCCGGCCTCAAGTTTACGGTGCCCGGCGGCCCCAAGCTGGTCAAAACCGACCCCAAAACCGGCCAGGTACTTCAGACTATTCTCTTCCCTGAAAGTGTGGCCCCGCGCCGCTCGTACCTCAACGACGTGCGCATCGACCTGCAAAATAGCTACGCCTACCTCACCGATTCGGGCACGGGCGCGCTGGTAGTGGTCGATTTGAAAACCACAAAGTCGCGGCAGCTGCTGGCTAAGCAGCCTTCCACGCTGCCCGATAAAGGCTTTATTACCAAGGCTAAGGGCAAGGCCCTGTACGACCCGCAGGGTAAGCCCGGCCAGTTTAAGGCCGATGGCATTGCCTTAAGCACCGACAACCAGTATCTCTACTACCGGGCGCTGTCGGGCCACTCGCTCTACCGCATCAAAACGGCGGCTTTGCGCAATGCCGCGCTTAGCGAGGCGCAGCTGTCGGGCCAGGTTGAGAAGCTGGGCGACGCGCCCGCCTGCGATGGCATGGAAATCGACAGCAAGAATAATCTATACCTGACCGGCTTCGAAAACGGGGAGATTTTGCGCCGCACGCCCGCCGGCAAAATTGAAACGGTAGTAAAAGAAGCCCGCCTCGAATGGCCCGATACGTTTAGCTGGGACCCCGACGGCAATACGATGTATTTTACCACGTCGGCTATCCACAAAACGCCGCATTGGAACAAAGGCGTAGGGCAGCCCCGCGAGCCGTTCCGCATCTACAAGATGGCGCTGGCAAAATAG
- a CDS encoding RlpA-like double-psi beta-barrel domain-containing protein, which translates to MDNAKIIINVLLAAVTIHAHHHIKTSAGAHRVATFLTTEGHKRLLMPRTAQKRTRLARPLTYTVTATAYQAEVGQTDDEPFITADNSRIKPRYSSKMRWMALSHDLLARWGGQFQYGDKVQVTGISPELDGIYTIHDTMNRRHRHCMDILTHRREKLDIFTKNVKIQLAYRPPAAMPASTAPDRVADKPMAGLRLGGSTRPARLSSRRGQIFKGKPDYYFASAIL; encoded by the coding sequence ATGGATAATGCTAAAATTATAATCAACGTTTTGCTAGCGGCCGTGACGATACATGCCCATCATCACATTAAAACGAGTGCCGGGGCGCACCGGGTGGCCACCTTTCTCACTACCGAGGGCCATAAGCGCCTGCTCATGCCCCGAACCGCCCAAAAGCGGACTCGCCTGGCCCGGCCACTCACGTATACCGTAACGGCCACCGCGTATCAGGCCGAAGTGGGCCAGACTGACGACGAGCCGTTTATAACGGCCGACAACTCGCGCATTAAGCCCCGCTACAGCAGCAAAATGCGCTGGATGGCTCTCTCTCACGACTTGCTGGCGCGCTGGGGCGGCCAGTTTCAATACGGCGACAAGGTACAGGTGACGGGCATATCGCCCGAGCTCGACGGAATATATACTATTCACGATACGATGAACCGGCGGCACCGCCACTGTATGGATATCCTGACGCATCGCCGCGAAAAGCTGGACATCTTCACGAAAAACGTTAAAATTCAGCTTGCTTACCGGCCCCCGGCAGCAATGCCCGCTTCTACTGCCCCAGACCGGGTTGCCGACAAGCCAATGGCCGGCCTCAGGCTTGGGGGAAGCACAAGGCCGGCCAGACTTAGCTCGCGCCGCGGGCAGATTTTCAAGGGAAAACCCGATTACTATTTTGCCAGCGCCATCTTGTAG
- a CDS encoding 2-oxoglutarate dehydrogenase E1 component, protein MDTYSYIANADAAAIETLYQAYRNNPESVDFGWRKFFEGFDFSQQFPEGAPVIPGAATNGAAPATNGSAPKTAASPAPGPVPQPDDYGVLNTSASTNNAPGLAQGAAAGDKETAVRNLIHAFRSRGHLRAKTNPVRERKDRQARLNLADFGLSDSDLDSKFHQGEELGLGTQATLREIVAALTSIYAGTVGFEYTYIRDPQVLDWFQQKAEHGALAFNPDVDYKKRILKKLNEAVVFENFLHTKFLGQKRFSLEGGETTIPALDAIINRGAELGVKEVMIGMAHRGRLNVLANIMGKTYEQIFSEFEGTATPDLTMGDGDVKYHMGYSSEVEAMNGQKVNLKLAPNPSHLEAVNPVVEGFVRAKIEHQYGGDYHQILPILIHGDAALAGQGIGYEVTQMSQLEGYKTGGTIHFVINNQVGFTTDFEDARSSIYSTDLAKIIDAPVIHVNGDDPEAVVFAVRLATEYRQQFHADIFIDMVCYRRHGHNESDEPKFTQPTLYNVISKHPNPREVYNATLVQRGDVDAELANQMDREFRDTLQARLDQVKQQPLPYKYQALENEWRTLRRSTNEDFDQSPETGISAETVERVAQALTTIPENFRPIKQIDNLLKERRKMFYETRVLNWAAGELLAYGSLMSENHTVRVSGQDVQRGTFSHRHAVLHDAETSAPYNSLNNMSGEHEQLNIFNSLLSEYAVLGFEFGYAMANPTALVIWEAQFGDFANGAQTMIDQFVVSSESKWQRMNGIVMQLPHGYEGQGPEHSNARPERFLQLAAENNIVVANITTPANFFHALRRQLTWSFRKPLVVMSPKSMLRNPLCVSPVDDFTSGRFQEVLGDSFAEAKKVKKVLLCSGKVYYDLLDEQRQSDRKDVAIVRLEQLHPFPKKQLDAELAKYPKAKIYWAQEEPENMGYWNYLLRFMRRELEDVVARKPSASPATGYNKVHVKEQKEIVARAFDKPKEAVADEQIKATNAVAKKQD, encoded by the coding sequence ATGGATACCTACTCTTATATTGCCAACGCTGACGCGGCGGCCATCGAAACGCTCTATCAGGCGTACCGAAACAACCCCGAGTCCGTCGATTTTGGCTGGCGGAAGTTCTTTGAAGGGTTCGACTTCTCGCAGCAGTTTCCGGAAGGTGCGCCCGTAATACCCGGCGCGGCTACCAACGGCGCGGCGCCGGCGACGAACGGCAGCGCGCCCAAAACCGCCGCTTCGCCCGCGCCCGGCCCCGTGCCGCAGCCCGACGACTATGGCGTGCTCAATACCAGCGCCTCCACCAATAATGCTCCGGGCCTGGCCCAGGGCGCAGCAGCCGGCGACAAGGAAACGGCGGTGCGCAACCTCATCCACGCCTTCCGCAGCCGGGGCCACCTGCGGGCCAAAACCAACCCGGTGCGCGAGCGCAAAGACCGCCAGGCCCGCCTCAACCTGGCCGACTTCGGGCTGAGCGACAGCGACCTGGACAGCAAGTTTCACCAGGGTGAGGAGCTGGGCCTGGGCACTCAGGCCACGCTGCGCGAGATTGTGGCGGCGCTCACGAGCATCTACGCCGGCACGGTAGGCTTCGAGTATACCTACATTCGCGACCCGCAGGTGCTCGACTGGTTTCAGCAGAAAGCCGAGCACGGCGCGCTGGCCTTCAACCCCGATGTAGACTACAAGAAGCGCATTCTCAAGAAGTTGAATGAAGCTGTAGTCTTCGAAAACTTCCTGCACACCAAGTTCCTGGGGCAGAAGCGCTTCTCGCTGGAGGGTGGTGAAACGACCATTCCGGCCCTTGATGCCATTATCAACCGAGGCGCCGAGCTGGGCGTGAAGGAAGTGATGATTGGCATGGCCCACCGCGGCCGCCTCAACGTGCTGGCCAACATTATGGGCAAGACCTATGAGCAGATTTTCTCGGAGTTTGAGGGCACCGCCACGCCCGACCTCACGATGGGCGACGGCGACGTGAAGTACCACATGGGCTACTCGTCGGAAGTGGAGGCCATGAACGGCCAGAAAGTGAATCTGAAGCTGGCACCCAATCCCTCGCACCTGGAGGCGGTGAACCCGGTAGTAGAAGGCTTCGTGCGGGCCAAGATTGAGCACCAGTACGGCGGCGACTACCACCAGATTCTGCCCATTCTCATCCACGGCGACGCGGCGCTGGCCGGCCAGGGCATCGGCTACGAAGTGACGCAGATGTCGCAGCTCGAAGGTTACAAGACGGGCGGCACGATTCACTTCGTGATTAACAACCAGGTCGGCTTTACCACTGATTTTGAGGACGCCCGTTCGTCCATCTACAGTACCGACCTGGCCAAGATTATCGACGCGCCGGTGATTCACGTGAACGGCGACGACCCCGAGGCGGTAGTTTTCGCGGTGCGCCTGGCTACCGAGTACCGCCAGCAGTTTCACGCCGATATCTTCATCGACATGGTGTGCTACCGCCGCCACGGTCACAACGAGTCGGACGAGCCCAAGTTTACCCAGCCCACGCTCTACAACGTCATCTCGAAGCATCCCAACCCGCGCGAGGTGTACAATGCCACGCTCGTGCAGCGCGGCGACGTGGATGCCGAACTGGCCAACCAGATGGACCGCGAGTTTCGCGACACCCTGCAAGCCCGCCTCGACCAGGTGAAGCAGCAGCCGCTGCCGTATAAGTACCAGGCGCTCGAAAACGAGTGGCGCACCCTGCGCCGCTCCACGAACGAAGACTTTGACCAGTCGCCCGAAACCGGGATTTCGGCCGAAACCGTGGAGCGCGTAGCCCAGGCCCTGACCACGATTCCGGAGAATTTCCGGCCCATCAAGCAGATTGATAACCTGTTGAAGGAGCGCCGCAAGATGTTCTACGAAACCCGCGTGCTCAACTGGGCGGCCGGCGAGCTGCTGGCCTATGGCTCACTGATGAGCGAAAACCACACGGTACGCGTGAGTGGCCAGGACGTGCAGCGCGGCACGTTCTCGCACCGCCACGCGGTGCTGCACGATGCCGAAACGTCGGCCCCTTACAACTCGCTCAATAATATGAGTGGTGAGCACGAGCAGCTGAATATCTTCAACTCGCTGCTGAGCGAGTATGCGGTGCTGGGCTTTGAGTTTGGCTATGCTATGGCCAACCCCACGGCCCTCGTGATTTGGGAAGCCCAGTTCGGCGACTTCGCCAACGGCGCGCAAACCATGATTGACCAGTTTGTGGTGAGCAGCGAAAGCAAGTGGCAGCGCATGAACGGCATTGTGATGCAGCTGCCCCACGGCTACGAGGGCCAGGGCCCCGAGCACTCCAACGCCCGCCCCGAGCGCTTCCTGCAGCTGGCCGCCGAGAACAACATCGTGGTAGCCAACATCACCACGCCGGCCAACTTCTTCCACGCCCTGCGCCGCCAGCTCACGTGGAGCTTCCGCAAGCCGCTGGTGGTGATGTCGCCCAAGTCGATGCTGCGCAACCCGCTGTGCGTGTCGCCGGTGGATGATTTCACCAGTGGTCGCTTCCAGGAAGTGCTGGGCGACAGCTTCGCCGAGGCCAAGAAGGTGAAGAAAGTGCTGCTGTGCTCGGGCAAAGTCTACTACGACCTGCTCGACGAGCAGCGGCAGTCCGACCGCAAGGACGTAGCCATCGTGCGCCTGGAGCAGCTGCACCCCTTCCCCAAAAAGCAGCTGGACGCGGAGCTGGCCAAATATCCGAAAGCCAAGATATATTGGGCGCAGGAAGAGCCCGAGAACATGGGCTACTGGAACTACCTGCTGCGCTTTATGCGCCGCGAGCTGGAAGACGTGGTGGCCCGCAAGCCCTCCGCTTCGCCCGCCACCGGCTACAACAAGGTGCACGTAAAAGAGCAGAAGGAAATCGTGGCCCGCGCCTTCGACAAGCCCAAGGAAGCGGTGGCCGACGAGCAAATCAAGGCAACCAACGCAGTAGCTAAAAAGCAAGACTAA
- a CDS encoding nucleotidyltransferase domain-containing protein, protein MITEEQIQAVVRRIVEGYAPDRIILFGSYAYGEPTEDSDLDLLIIKQDAETRSIERDLTIRHLLWGGPMPPMDIFVRTPQELSAAVARVFTVEAEAVHKGRLLYAAA, encoded by the coding sequence ATGATAACCGAAGAGCAAATCCAGGCCGTGGTGCGCCGCATCGTCGAAGGCTACGCGCCGGACAGGATAATTCTGTTCGGCTCGTATGCCTACGGCGAGCCGACGGAGGACAGCGACCTGGATTTGCTCATTATCAAGCAGGATGCGGAGACACGCTCCATTGAGCGTGATTTGACCATCCGTCACTTGCTATGGGGCGGGCCAATGCCACCGATGGATATATTTGTTCGCACTCCGCAGGAATTGAGCGCGGCAGTAGCGCGGGTTTTTACCGTGGAAGCCGAAGCTGTGCACAAAGGCCGACTTTTGTATGCAGCAGCCTAA
- a CDS encoding HEPN domain-containing protein — MQQPNTVTQQRVHTLLRAADRDVAVAESLSQHAPHLYESIGFSCQQAAEKYLKAVLLLHGLPAPFIHDLTSLATDLGGQVAFDHDDVSAATILNAFAVKWRYENDDTPDFTTADLLAMMYRFRTKLRPLAQAFLI; from the coding sequence ATGCAGCAGCCTAACACAGTTACGCAGCAGCGCGTGCATACGCTGCTCCGTGCGGCCGACCGCGACGTAGCAGTCGCTGAGTCGTTGTCGCAGCACGCGCCGCACCTCTATGAAAGCATCGGATTCAGCTGCCAGCAGGCGGCAGAAAAATATTTGAAGGCCGTACTGCTCCTGCACGGATTGCCGGCTCCGTTCATTCATGATTTAACGAGCTTAGCCACTGATTTGGGTGGGCAAGTGGCGTTTGACCACGACGATGTTTCGGCTGCTACCATTCTCAATGCTTTCGCTGTGAAGTGGCGCTATGAAAACGATGATACACCCGATTTTACCACGGCTGACTTGCTAGCCATGATGTACCGTTTTCGCACGAAGCTGCGCCCGCTGGCCCAGGCCTTTTTAATTTAA
- the odhB gene encoding 2-oxoglutarate dehydrogenase complex dihydrolipoyllysine-residue succinyltransferase, with amino-acid sequence MPTEIKIPAVGESITEVTIAKWLKKDGEAVKRDEVIAELESDKATFELPAAADGTLKIRVAEGETIGIGTVIAVLDGAAGNGQAPPTAAAPAATAADPLNKGEENPQASDQAGYGGTPADRPDSSPATPGAPAGTPAPSGGMVEMKIPAVGESITEVTVAKWLKPDGAQVSRDEVIAELESDKATFELPAEGTGTLRHAVKEGETIGIGTIIARIEGGSGAASATPAPAASAPAAPAPAAALATGGGASTYATGVPSPAAGKILGEKGISPADVAGSGRDGRITKEDAQNAQAKPAAAPAPAATPAPAASQSVPVTPAGERGQRRERMSNLRKTVARRLVSVKNETAMLTTFNEVNMQPIMDLRTKFKDKFKEKNGVGLGFMSFFTKAVCVALQEWPAVNAYIDGGDIVYSDFCDISIAVSAPKGLVVPVIRNAEQLSFEGIEKEVVRLAGLARDNKLTIEQMTGGTFTITNGGIFGSMLSTPIINAPQSAILGMHNIIQRPVAENGQVVIRPMMYLALSYDHRVIDGRESVSFLVRVKELLEDPTRLLLGV; translated from the coding sequence ATGCCCACCGAAATCAAAATCCCCGCCGTTGGCGAATCCATCACCGAAGTCACCATTGCCAAGTGGCTCAAGAAAGACGGCGAGGCCGTGAAGCGCGACGAAGTAATCGCCGAACTGGAGTCGGACAAGGCCACGTTTGAGCTGCCCGCCGCGGCCGATGGCACCCTGAAGATTCGCGTGGCGGAAGGCGAAACGATTGGTATCGGCACGGTCATCGCCGTGCTCGACGGCGCGGCTGGCAATGGCCAGGCGCCTCCAACTGCGGCCGCGCCCGCTGCTACGGCGGCCGACCCGCTGAACAAAGGCGAGGAAAACCCCCAGGCCAGCGACCAGGCCGGCTACGGCGGCACCCCCGCCGACCGCCCCGACAGCAGCCCGGCTACGCCCGGTGCGCCAGCTGGCACACCCGCGCCCAGCGGCGGTATGGTAGAGATGAAAATCCCCGCCGTGGGCGAGTCCATCACCGAAGTAACGGTTGCTAAGTGGCTGAAGCCCGACGGCGCCCAGGTTAGCCGCGACGAGGTAATTGCCGAGCTGGAATCGGACAAAGCCACCTTCGAGCTGCCCGCCGAAGGCACCGGCACGCTGCGCCACGCCGTGAAGGAAGGCGAGACTATCGGCATCGGCACCATCATTGCCCGCATTGAAGGCGGTAGCGGCGCGGCCAGCGCTACGCCGGCTCCGGCGGCCAGTGCCCCGGCCGCTCCAGCCCCGGCTGCCGCGCTGGCTACTGGCGGCGGAGCCAGCACCTACGCCACGGGCGTGCCCTCGCCGGCTGCCGGCAAAATCCTGGGCGAGAAAGGTATCAGCCCGGCCGACGTAGCCGGCTCGGGCCGCGACGGACGTATCACGAAGGAAGACGCCCAGAATGCCCAGGCTAAGCCGGCTGCCGCACCGGCTCCGGCGGCTACGCCCGCCCCGGCTGCCAGCCAGTCGGTGCCGGTTACCCCGGCCGGTGAGCGCGGCCAGCGCCGCGAACGCATGAGCAACCTGCGCAAGACGGTAGCCCGCCGCCTGGTATCGGTGAAAAACGAGACGGCCATGCTTACCACCTTCAACGAGGTGAACATGCAGCCCATTATGGACCTGCGCACCAAGTTCAAAGACAAGTTCAAGGAGAAAAACGGCGTGGGCCTGGGCTTTATGTCGTTCTTCACCAAGGCGGTGTGCGTAGCCTTGCAGGAGTGGCCGGCCGTGAACGCCTACATAGACGGCGGCGACATCGTGTATTCCGACTTCTGCGACATCAGCATTGCCGTATCGGCGCCCAAAGGCCTTGTGGTGCCGGTGATTCGCAACGCCGAGCAATTGTCGTTTGAGGGCATCGAGAAGGAAGTGGTGCGCCTGGCCGGCCTGGCCCGCGACAACAAGCTCACCATCGAGCAGATGACGGGTGGTACGTTCACCATCACCAACGGCGGCATCTTCGGCTCGATGCTGAGTACCCCGATTATCAACGCGCCGCAGTCGGCCATTCTGGGCATGCACAACATCATTCAGCGCCCGGTGGCCGAGAACGGCCAGGTCGTCATCCGCCCCATGATGTATCTGGCCCTGAGCTACGACCACCGCGTAATTGACGGCCGCGAGTCGGTGTCGTTCCTGGTGCGTGTAAAAGAGCTGCTCGAAGACCCGACCCGCCTGCTGCTGGGCGTGTAA
- a CDS encoding DUF4126 family protein encodes MKSKSPTPTAAPRSAKFWPALGFAAITGSRATSGPTFLADYLSRRALAPGLAGSPLRLLAKPGVASVLKLLTAGELVGDKLPATENRIVPQQLSVRAASGALVGATWYKAQGGSALKGALVGSLGAVAATFLTFYLRKGLSEKTGIATSTIGAGEDALVLAGGVALSPLPKA; translated from the coding sequence ATGAAATCCAAAAGCCCCACTCCGACGGCTGCACCGCGTTCGGCCAAATTCTGGCCCGCGCTGGGCTTTGCCGCCATCACCGGCTCGCGCGCTACCAGCGGCCCTACCTTTCTGGCCGATTACCTGTCGCGCCGCGCCCTCGCGCCCGGTCTGGCCGGCTCGCCGCTGCGCTTGCTGGCCAAGCCAGGGGTAGCCAGCGTCCTCAAGCTGCTCACCGCCGGCGAGCTGGTAGGCGATAAGCTGCCTGCTACCGAAAATCGCATCGTGCCGCAGCAGCTTTCGGTGCGGGCTGCCTCGGGTGCGCTGGTAGGAGCTACCTGGTACAAGGCGCAGGGCGGTAGCGCCCTCAAAGGTGCCTTGGTAGGTAGCCTGGGTGCCGTGGCCGCTACCTTTCTGACATTTTACCTGCGCAAAGGGCTCAGTGAGAAAACCGGTATCGCTACTTCGACCATCGGGGCGGGAGAAGATGCGCTGGTGCTGGCCGGCGGCGTAGCGCTGAGCCCGCTGCCAAAGGCATAA